One part of the Oceanivirga salmonicida genome encodes these proteins:
- the mraY gene encoding phospho-N-acetylmuramoyl-pentapeptide-transferase — protein sequence MLYLLQQLFINEYGFLRIFKSLAIRGGIAFFISLFFILLLGNKFISYLKRKKTGDKIREEGPSSHFSKAGTPTMGGIMIVMAIVFTMLVTGNFTNKFNNYLILMTILFTSIGFYDDYLKLTKSKNGLSSKKKVLGQLIMTLVCFAFIYSFGLVNSTIDFSVINPFIKDSYIYIGPICFIIFMIFVIIGSSNAVNLTDGLDGLVSGPIMIICIIFTMVAYFAGHKGLATYLNIYYVEGAGEIAVYLSSVIGAMIGFLWFNFYPAQIFMGDTGSLTLGGMIGMIAIFLKQELLLPIAAFVFILEAASVIIQVFYFKKTKKRFFKMAPIHHHYELSGIPETKVTMRFWIITIITCIVAFMILKLR from the coding sequence GTGCTTTATTTACTACAGCAATTGTTCATAAATGAATATGGATTTTTAAGAATATTTAAATCGTTAGCAATAAGGGGTGGAATAGCCTTCTTTATATCTTTATTTTTTATCCTATTATTAGGTAATAAATTTATAAGTTATTTAAAAAGAAAAAAAACAGGAGATAAGATAAGAGAAGAAGGGCCTAGTTCACATTTTAGTAAAGCTGGTACACCTACTATGGGTGGTATAATGATAGTAATGGCAATAGTTTTTACTATGTTGGTAACTGGAAACTTTACTAATAAGTTTAATAATTATTTAATACTTATGACTATTTTATTTACTAGTATAGGTTTCTATGATGACTATTTAAAATTAACTAAAAGTAAAAATGGATTATCATCAAAGAAAAAAGTGTTAGGTCAATTAATTATGACTCTAGTATGCTTTGCCTTTATATATAGTTTTGGATTAGTTAACAGTACTATAGATTTTTCGGTGATAAATCCATTTATTAAAGATTCATATATATACATAGGACCAATATGTTTTATAATATTTATGATATTTGTAATTATAGGTTCATCTAATGCAGTTAATTTAACTGACGGTTTAGACGGTTTAGTTAGTGGTCCTATAATGATAATCTGTATAATATTTACAATGGTAGCGTATTTTGCAGGACATAAAGGCTTAGCAACTTACCTTAATATATATTATGTAGAAGGTGCTGGAGAAATAGCAGTATATTTATCATCAGTAATAGGAGCAATGATAGGATTTCTATGGTTTAACTTTTACCCTGCACAAATATTTATGGGAGATACAGGCTCACTTACATTAGGTGGAATGATAGGTATGATAGCAATATTTTTAAAACAAGAATTACTTTTACCTATAGCAGCATTTGTATTTATACTTGAAGCAGCATCAGTAATTATACAGGTATTTTACTTTAAGAAAACTAAAAAAAGATTTTTCAAAATGGCACCAATTCATCATCATTATGAATTATCAGGCATACCTGAAACTAAGGTTACAATGAGATTTTGGATTATAACAATAATAACTTGTATAGTAGCATTTATGATATTAAAATTAAGATAG
- a CDS encoding UDP-N-acetylmuramoyl-tripeptide--D-alanyl-D-alanine ligase, with product MNKIEILNKILNTDFAFSGNVSMDSRNLNKGDIFFAINTGNNYIEMANEKGAFVIYDDSLKDISNSKKVDNTVKFMQEMANVYRDYFKFPVIAITGSNGKTTAKDILASILDANKTMGNYNNHIGVPYTILSCPIDAKYLVLEMGMSAPLEIDLLASIAKPDYSIIVNIGDSHLEFFKDRNDIFKAKCELIPYTKKIVVVNGEDEYLKTLELDNVLKINISDIRLNDFGTSFIYDNERYSINLYGKHNAIDAALGLAVAKLLGVNVSKEKLNNLKLTKMRFELIEKCNNLYINDAYNASPISVKSSLLTLNQIFKNKRKIIILGDMLELGENEIKYHKDLKDILENIDYDKLYLYGNLMSNIEIDDAIKTNNKNEIIEDLRKEQNSIIYLKGSRGMKLEEIIGSDV from the coding sequence ATGAATAAAATAGAAATTTTAAATAAGATATTAAATACTGATTTTGCCTTTAGTGGTAACGTTAGTATGGATTCAAGAAATCTAAATAAAGGAGATATATTTTTTGCTATAAATACAGGAAATAACTATATTGAAATGGCTAATGAAAAAGGTGCATTTGTAATATATGATGATAGTTTAAAAGATATATCAAATTCTAAAAAAGTAGATAATACAGTAAAATTTATGCAAGAAATGGCAAATGTATATAGAGACTACTTCAAATTTCCAGTAATTGCAATTACAGGGAGTAATGGTAAAACAACAGCCAAAGATATATTAGCAAGTATATTAGATGCAAATAAAACAATGGGAAACTATAATAATCATATAGGAGTTCCTTATACTATATTATCTTGTCCAATAGATGCTAAATATTTAGTTTTAGAAATGGGTATGAGTGCTCCATTAGAAATAGACTTATTAGCAAGTATTGCTAAACCTGATTATAGTATTATAGTAAATATAGGGGATTCTCATTTAGAGTTTTTTAAAGATAGAAATGATATATTTAAGGCTAAATGTGAACTTATACCATATACTAAAAAAATAGTAGTGGTTAATGGAGAAGATGAATACTTAAAAACATTAGAACTAGATAATGTTTTAAAAATTAATATATCTGATATTAGATTAAATGATTTTGGAACAAGTTTTATTTATGATAATGAAAGATATAGTATAAATTTATATGGTAAACATAATGCCATAGATGCAGCCTTAGGATTAGCAGTTGCTAAATTGTTAGGAGTTAATGTATCAAAAGAAAAATTAAATAATTTAAAATTAACAAAAATGAGATTTGAATTAATAGAAAAATGTAATAATTTATACATAAATGATGCATATAATGCATCACCCATATCAGTTAAAAGTTCTCTTTTAACACTAAATCAAATTTTTAAAAATAAAAGAAAAATAATAATTTTAGGAGATATGTTAGAATTAGGGGAAAATGAAATAAAATATCATAAGGATTTAAAGGATATTTTAGAAAATATAGATTATGATAAACTATATTTATACGGAAACTTAATGAGTAATATTGAAATAGATGATGCTATTAAAACGAATAATAAAAATGAAATTATAGAAGATTTAAGAAAAGAACAAAATAGTATAATCTATTTAAAGGGTTCTCGTGGTATGAAATTAGAAGAAATTATAGGGAGTGATGTATAG